One genomic segment of Chitinophagales bacterium includes these proteins:
- a CDS encoding ceramidase domain-containing protein, producing MTKSFVKQLLVALAVSIAYAWGISFTNATFHNNGFWINTPYYDGIDKHFCENTNMFDPIRQPVNTFTNVIYLLVGLYVLGVAWRDWRQQKRYNLISANPWYSFVYGIIQVYLFVASSYFHAGLTLFGRDLDYSGVFSLSLYPLMYFTHRIVLMVRGLPSNGKHPKEVLFLTIGFSILYVYLTFFSPPVIGRFIVLGMIVTMFIFAIIIENKDPGKTNKLYMWLTLASISLAVMFFEFDNQRILCSPDSFIQPHGLWHLLGGVAGFYFYFYIRSEKNYTTILADKDKSYHQYDIY from the coding sequence ATGACTAAGAGTTTTGTAAAACAATTATTGGTAGCCTTGGCAGTTTCGATTGCCTATGCGTGGGGTATCAGTTTTACCAATGCAACCTTTCACAACAATGGGTTTTGGATTAACACACCTTATTACGATGGAATAGACAAACATTTTTGCGAAAACACCAACATGTTTGATCCCATAAGGCAACCCGTAAATACATTTACCAATGTAATTTACCTGCTGGTGGGTTTGTATGTGCTGGGCGTTGCTTGGCGCGACTGGCGGCAACAAAAACGCTATAATTTAATTTCGGCCAACCCTTGGTATTCATTTGTATATGGCATTATTCAGGTGTATTTATTTGTTGCCAGCAGCTACTTTCATGCGGGCTTAACCTTATTTGGAAGAGATTTAGATTACTCCGGTGTATTTAGCTTAAGCCTGTACCCGCTTATGTATTTCACCCATCGAATTGTGCTTATGGTGCGTGGCCTACCCAGCAATGGCAAGCATCCTAAAGAAGTTCTCTTTTTAACTATTGGGTTTTCAATCTTGTATGTGTACCTCACTTTCTTTTCGCCTCCGGTAATTGGTAGGTTTATTGTGCTAGGCATGATTGTTACCATGTTTATTTTTGCCATTATTATTGAAAACAAAGACCCCGGCAAAACCAATAAACTTTATATGTGGCTAACGCTGGCATCTATTTCGTTGGCTGTAATGTTTTTTGAATTCGACAACCAAAGAATTTTATGCAGCCCCGATAGTTTTATCCAACCACACGGATTGTGGCATTTACTGGGAGGCGTAGCCGGTTTCTATTTCTACTTTTATATCCGTAGTGAAAAAAACTACACTACTATTTTGGCCGATAAAGACAAAAGCTACCACCAATACGATATATATTAA
- a CDS encoding T9SS type A sorting domain-containing protein, which translates to MRLLFLVTIAAFSSIVMNAQQLLLSPTGNMVESLEVTPGRDVESIIYLKNNSGKTALVKWVFESYSGSVAAYEFSMCDLENCYAASSIVREIQLNNGDSTFMKFGTSAKCQAGTSTATLRAWIDGDSANSVVPLSYNVTITQGEDCLASIENELTTKVSAYPIPVNTVLNLRFENDAQRTVAIFDVTGRMVAEKSISEKTTIINTAFLEKGNYVMHIMENNKVIATKKLAK; encoded by the coding sequence ATGCGTTTATTATTTCTTGTAACCATTGCAGCTTTTAGTAGCATTGTTATGAATGCTCAACAGTTATTACTTAGCCCTACCGGCAATATGGTTGAGTCTTTAGAAGTTACACCCGGAAGAGATGTAGAATCCATTATTTATCTAAAAAATAACTCCGGCAAAACAGCATTGGTAAAATGGGTTTTTGAGAGCTATAGCGGCAGCGTGGCTGCTTATGAATTTTCTATGTGCGATTTAGAAAATTGCTATGCAGCAAGTTCCATTGTGCGCGAAATTCAGTTAAACAATGGCGACAGCACTTTTATGAAATTCGGAACTTCGGCAAAATGCCAAGCCGGCACATCTACTGCCACCTTGCGTGCATGGATAGATGGCGACAGCGCCAATAGCGTAGTTCCACTTTCGTATAACGTTACCATTACACAAGGCGAAGATTGCTTAGCCTCCATTGAAAACGAACTTACTACCAAAGTAAGCGCCTATCCTATTCCCGTAAATACCGTTTTAAACTTACGTTTTGAAAACGATGCCCAACGCACCGTTGCTATTTTTGATGTAACCGGCAGAATGGTAGCAGAAAAAAGTATTAGCGAAAAGACAACCATTATCAATACAGCTTTCTTAGAAAAAGGAAATTATGTAATGCACATAATGGAAAACAACAAAGTTATAGCTACAAAAAAGTTAGCAAAATAA
- a CDS encoding NUDIX hydrolase: MKRNIAENPWKTLAEEVKYENKWIKVEEHQVLNPAGNPGIYGKVHFKNIAVAIIPLDDNNNTWIVGQYRYTLHSYEWEIPEGGCPENTLPLETAKRELLEETGLVAEHYEMILEMQLSNSVSDEISYTYVARGLKFVGEQPEEDEVLHIKKLPFSELVQKVMNGEIRDALSVASILKLNAILATRA, encoded by the coding sequence ATGAAAAGAAACATAGCCGAAAATCCTTGGAAAACATTGGCAGAGGAAGTAAAGTACGAGAATAAATGGATAAAGGTAGAAGAACACCAAGTGCTTAATCCGGCAGGTAATCCGGGTATTTACGGTAAGGTGCATTTCAAAAATATTGCAGTAGCCATTATTCCGTTAGACGATAATAATAACACATGGATAGTAGGGCAATACCGATATACTTTACACAGTTACGAATGGGAAATTCCCGAAGGTGGATGCCCCGAAAACACGCTGCCATTAGAAACTGCCAAGCGTGAGCTGTTAGAAGAAACAGGTTTAGTTGCCGAGCACTACGAAATGATTTTAGAAATGCAACTTTCTAATTCGGTAAGCGATGAAATATCGTACACCTATGTAGCGCGTGGGTTGAAATTTGTGGGTGAGCAGCCCGAAGAAGACGAAGTGCTGCACATAAAAAAACTTCCCTTTAGCGAATTGGTGCAAAAAGTAATGAATGGCGAAATTAGAGATGCGCTATCTGTAGCCAGCATACTAAAACTGAATGCTATATTGGCTACACGCGCTTAG
- the ettA gene encoding energy-dependent translational throttle protein EttA, protein MSEATQRIIFSMTGVSKTIPPSRQILKDIYLSFFYGAKIGIIGANGSGKSTLMKIIAGIDQSYNGKIESNKDFSVGYLEQEPQLDNSKTVVEVVREGKKEIFDMLQEFNDISEKFAEPMDDDQMNKLLERQGTLQDKIDAANAWEIDSVLERAMDALRCPEPNTPIKNLSGGEKRRVALCRLLLQEPDVLLLDEPTNHLDAESILWLEHHLEQYKGTVICITHDRYFLDNVAGWILELDRGEGIPWKGNYSSWLDQKAKRLEQEEKSETKRQKTLQRELEWVRQSPKARQAKSKARIANYEKMLEEDAKQKEEKLEIYIPPGPRLGSKVIEAKNVAKAFGDQLLYENLNFSLPQGGIVGIIGPNGAGKTTLFRMIMGQEKPDSGTFEIGETVKISYVDQTHTNLDPEKTVWETISNSDEWIELGKLKMNSRGYVSRFNFSGADQQKKLKVLSGGERNRLHLALTLREEANVLLLDEPTNDLDVNTIRALEEALENFAGCAVIISHDRWFLDRVCTHILAFEGDAQAYYFEGTFSEYEENKKQRLGDTLEKKFKYRKLVA, encoded by the coding sequence ATGTCAGAAGCTACACAGCGAATAATTTTTTCGATGACAGGTGTGAGCAAAACAATTCCACCTAGTCGCCAAATTTTAAAAGACATTTACCTGTCTTTCTTTTACGGTGCCAAAATTGGTATTATAGGTGCCAACGGTTCGGGTAAATCTACCTTAATGAAAATTATTGCCGGAATAGACCAAAGCTATAATGGTAAAATAGAAAGCAATAAAGATTTTTCGGTAGGTTATTTGGAGCAAGAGCCGCAATTAGACAATAGCAAAACAGTAGTAGAGGTAGTGCGCGAAGGCAAAAAGGAAATTTTTGATATGCTGCAAGAGTTCAACGACATCAGCGAAAAATTTGCCGAGCCGATGGACGATGACCAAATGAACAAACTGCTCGAAAGGCAGGGTACACTTCAAGATAAAATTGATGCTGCCAACGCATGGGAGATAGATAGTGTACTGGAGCGCGCCATGGATGCGCTGCGGTGTCCGGAACCTAATACTCCCATCAAGAACCTTTCGGGAGGCGAAAAGCGCAGAGTGGCATTGTGCCGCCTACTCTTGCAAGAACCGGATGTGCTGCTGTTGGATGAGCCCACCAACCACCTCGATGCCGAATCTATATTGTGGTTGGAGCACCACTTGGAGCAATACAAAGGAACTGTTATATGTATCACGCACGACCGCTATTTCTTAGACAACGTAGCCGGTTGGATATTAGAGCTCGATCGTGGCGAAGGCATTCCATGGAAAGGAAACTACTCTTCGTGGTTAGACCAAAAAGCTAAACGCCTAGAGCAAGAAGAAAAATCTGAGACTAAACGCCAAAAAACATTGCAGCGCGAGTTAGAATGGGTGCGCCAATCGCCCAAAGCACGGCAAGCTAAAAGCAAAGCCCGTATAGCCAACTATGAAAAAATGCTGGAAGAAGATGCAAAGCAAAAAGAAGAAAAGTTAGAAATATACATACCACCGGGGCCGCGCTTAGGATCTAAAGTAATTGAAGCTAAAAATGTAGCCAAAGCCTTTGGAGACCAACTCCTTTACGAGAACCTGAACTTTAGCTTACCACAAGGTGGTATAGTTGGAATTATTGGACCCAACGGAGCCGGGAAAACCACACTTTTCCGCATGATAATGGGGCAAGAAAAACCCGATTCCGGAACCTTCGAAATAGGCGAAACCGTAAAAATATCGTACGTAGATCAAACCCATACCAATCTCGATCCCGAAAAAACAGTTTGGGAAACCATTAGCAACAGCGATGAATGGATAGAACTCGGAAAGCTAAAAATGAATAGCCGCGGCTACGTGTCGCGCTTTAATTTTAGCGGAGCCGACCAGCAAAAGAAGCTGAAGGTACTTTCCGGTGGCGAAAGAAACCGCCTGCATTTGGCGCTAACTTTACGCGAAGAAGCCAACGTGCTACTTTTAGATGAGCCAACCAACGATTTAGATGTAAACACCATTAGAGCACTGGAAGAGGCCCTTGAGAACTTTGCCGGATGCGCTGTTATTATTTCGCACGACCGTTGGTTCTTAGACCGTGTTTGCACCCACATTCTTGCTTTTGAAGGCGATGCGCAGGCATACTATTTTGAAGGTACTTTTAGCGAATACGAGGAAAACAAAAAACAAAGACTGGGCGACACATTAGAAAAGAAATTTAAATATCGGAAGCTGGTAGCGTAG
- a CDS encoding PAS domain S-box protein, whose protein sequence is MPKPQKNTSEQLFEKPQLEFDQLLGYKALLEFFNDGVLIKNTENKVVFVNEPFCTQLGYTVDEIFGTSGYQLLANKKYEKLIDDKMKLRKKGVTDTYDIQVRAKTGELLWWRVTGRPFFDKNGNFVGSISIFSDITKQRTAEEELRRTNDEFESLVNLRTRELTTANNKLLNEIKERKIAQIVSKNNEQQFRDIFNSSPDAIYVEDLNGTILDVNNEACNMHGKSREELIGKNIFDLTPDSQYEAVKTRQPLLAQGEMRVFESQALNSEGKIIPIEVKVSRFTHNGNPALLLHVRDISDRVKSQQLMHKINVELETKVRLRTHDLETANKTLRISENLYRQIARNIPRSAIFVFDNNLRYLLAEGNLIGFISLNREHIEGKSIYDLFTEEQLKEVEHIYKWTIEGISGSYELEQNNLTYQINYLPIRNDDGDIIYGMLMVMDITDLKKTQQKLEKQTTELKRSNEELERFAYIASHDLQGPLRTISSYLQLLESRYSNRLEGDAKEFIEYSVAGAKRMQRLIQDLLNYSRINTRPKPFADTNLNDLVKVVLKNLETTIQTNHAEIRTDELPMVFGDSNQLMQLFQNLIDNAIKFVKNRQPIIVVNVENHQKEWLFAIRDNGIGIEPEFKEKIFQIFQRLHAETEFPGTGIGLAICKKIVHLHGGDIWFESEPGQGTAFFFTISKSLNNLKN, encoded by the coding sequence ATGCCTAAACCTCAAAAAAATACAAGCGAGCAACTCTTCGAAAAACCACAGTTAGAATTCGACCAACTGCTGGGGTATAAAGCATTGTTAGAATTCTTTAACGATGGCGTGCTCATAAAAAACACAGAGAATAAAGTAGTATTTGTAAACGAACCATTTTGCACACAATTAGGATACACCGTAGATGAAATTTTTGGCACCTCCGGCTATCAACTATTGGCCAATAAGAAATATGAAAAACTTATTGACGATAAAATGAAACTCCGCAAAAAGGGCGTTACAGATACTTACGATATCCAAGTACGCGCCAAAACAGGAGAACTACTTTGGTGGCGCGTTACAGGTCGCCCATTTTTTGACAAAAACGGTAATTTTGTTGGTAGCATCAGCATATTTTCAGACATTACCAAACAGCGGACAGCAGAAGAAGAACTGCGCAGAACCAACGATGAATTTGAGAGTTTAGTAAACCTACGCACCCGCGAACTTACCACCGCCAACAACAAGCTCCTCAACGAAATTAAAGAGCGCAAAATTGCCCAAATAGTTTCTAAAAATAATGAGCAACAATTCCGCGATATATTCAACAGTTCGCCCGATGCCATTTATGTTGAAGACCTAAACGGCACTATTCTAGATGTAAACAACGAAGCCTGCAATATGCACGGCAAATCGCGCGAAGAACTTATTGGAAAAAATATATTTGATTTAACTCCCGACTCGCAATACGAAGCCGTAAAAACACGCCAACCACTTTTAGCCCAAGGCGAAATGCGCGTTTTTGAATCGCAAGCACTAAACAGCGAAGGAAAAATTATACCCATAGAAGTAAAAGTTTCGCGCTTTACCCATAATGGCAACCCGGCACTCCTACTGCACGTTCGCGATATTTCCGACAGAGTAAAGAGCCAACAACTCATGCACAAAATAAATGTGGAGTTAGAAACCAAAGTGCGCCTGCGAACACACGATTTAGAAACCGCCAACAAAACCCTGCGCATTTCCGAAAACCTCTACAGGCAAATAGCAAGAAACATTCCACGCTCCGCCATTTTTGTATTCGACAACAACCTGCGCTACCTCTTAGCCGAAGGAAACCTCATTGGCTTTATCAGCCTAAACCGCGAACACATAGAAGGCAAAAGTATTTACGACCTTTTTACAGAAGAACAATTAAAAGAAGTAGAGCACATCTACAAATGGACAATTGAAGGCATTTCCGGTTCTTATGAACTAGAACAAAACAACCTCACCTACCAAATAAATTATTTGCCCATAAGAAACGATGATGGCGATATTATTTACGGTATGCTCATGGTAATGGATATTACCGATTTGAAAAAAACACAACAAAAACTCGAAAAACAAACCACCGAACTAAAACGCAGCAACGAAGAGTTGGAGCGCTTTGCCTACATTGCCAGCCACGATTTGCAAGGCCCACTACGCACTATTTCCAGCTATTTGCAACTACTCGAAAGCCGATACAGCAATAGGCTAGAAGGCGATGCCAAAGAATTTATCGAATACTCCGTAGCAGGCGCAAAAAGAATGCAGCGCCTTATACAAGATCTCTTAAACTATTCCAGAATAAACACACGCCCAAAACCATTTGCCGATACCAACCTAAACGATTTAGTAAAAGTGGTTCTTAAAAACTTAGAAACCACCATACAAACCAACCATGCTGAAATAAGAACCGATGAACTACCCATGGTATTTGGCGATAGCAACCAACTCATGCAACTCTTTCAAAACTTAATAGACAACGCCATTAAATTTGTAAAAAACCGCCAACCTATTATAGTTGTAAACGTAGAAAACCACCAAAAAGAATGGCTCTTTGCCATCCGCGATAATGGTATTGGTATAGAACCCGAGTTTAAAGAAAAAATATTCCAAATATTCCAACGCCTACATGCCGAAACCGAGTTTCCCGGTACAGGAATAGGGCTTGCCATTTGCAAAAAAATTGTTCATCTCCACGGTGGCGATATTTGGTTCGAAAGCGAACCCGGACAAGGCACCGCCTTCTTTTTCACCATAAGTAAAAGTTTAAACAATCTTAAAAACTAG
- a CDS encoding cation transporter: MATRVEIKVQRAALGIGILLMVVKFVAWYFTHSNAILTDALESIINVVAGSFALYAVTLSAKPKDKDHPYGHGKVEFIVSGMEGGMIALAGLIMAGKAIIGFFEVSAVKDLSFGLALTAIAGIVNFTTAWWLISTGKKYHSLPLVADGEHIRSDAYTSFAVIAGLGLIWFTGWEFIDNVVALLMGLWIIVVGYKLMRKSLAGIMDEADMELVENIAAFLSSNRKPEWIDIHNLRIIQYGSKLHIDCHVTFPFYRSLEKVHSEMDELAQLMNAQYGKQIEIFIHPDPCTPPSCRSCTIAPCVERKFPFEKVIEWTPENIANNKKHTLR, translated from the coding sequence ATGGCAACCAGAGTTGAAATTAAGGTGCAGCGTGCAGCTTTGGGCATTGGCATTTTGCTGATGGTTGTAAAGTTTGTGGCATGGTACTTTACGCATTCCAATGCCATACTCACCGATGCGCTGGAATCTATTATCAATGTAGTGGCGGGAAGTTTTGCATTGTATGCCGTAACGCTTTCTGCAAAACCTAAAGATAAAGACCATCCATACGGACATGGAAAGGTGGAGTTCATAGTATCGGGTATGGAAGGTGGAATGATTGCTTTAGCCGGACTAATTATGGCGGGTAAAGCCATTATTGGTTTCTTTGAAGTAAGCGCAGTCAAAGATTTATCGTTTGGTTTAGCACTTACAGCCATAGCAGGTATTGTAAACTTTACCACTGCATGGTGGTTAATTTCAACCGGAAAAAAATACCATTCGCTGCCATTGGTGGCAGATGGCGAACACATTCGGAGCGATGCCTACACTTCGTTTGCCGTTATTGCAGGCTTGGGCTTAATATGGTTTACCGGATGGGAGTTTATAGATAATGTAGTGGCGCTCCTAATGGGACTTTGGATAATTGTGGTGGGCTATAAATTGATGCGCAAATCGCTGGCAGGTATTATGGATGAAGCCGATATGGAGTTGGTAGAAAACATTGCTGCATTTCTTTCTTCCAATAGAAAACCGGAGTGGATTGATATACACAACCTGCGCATTATACAGTATGGAAGCAAACTGCATATAGATTGCCATGTTACATTCCCATTTTATAGAAGTTTAGAAAAAGTACACAGCGAAATGGATGAATTGGCACAGCTAATGAATGCCCAATATGGAAAGCAAATAGAAATTTTTATTCATCCCGATCCATGCACACCACCATCGTGCCGCAGTTGCACCATAGCTCCTTGTGTGGAGCGCAAATTTCCATTTGAAAAAGTAATAGAGTGGACTCCGGAGAATATTGCCAATAATAAAAAGCACACTTTAAGATGA
- a CDS encoding M42 family metallopeptidase — translation MINVTLLKKTCETPGISGFEQQVRTLVTQEIEGFTDSLYTDAMGNLIALKKGKSSEKRTMAAAHMDEIGFIVSHIDDKGFLRFHPIGGFDPKTLTAQRVIVHGKEDVIGVMGTKPIHLMSAEERGKPLQLKDYFIDLGLPKEAIEKIIEVGNPVSRQRELIEMGDCVNCKSLDNRVSVFILMEVLKELKGIEIPYDFYAVFTVQEEVGIRGAHVAAHHINPDFSFGLDTTIAFDTPDSRPEETITQLGAGTAIKIMDSSTICDYRMVRYMKEIASSNQIKWQPELLPAGGTDTAGMQRMATNGTIAGAVSIPTRHIHSVIEMSHKADIRASIDLLKACVSQLHTSDWSF, via the coding sequence ATGATAAACGTAACTCTATTAAAAAAAACATGCGAAACACCCGGTATTTCCGGATTTGAACAGCAAGTTCGCACATTGGTAACACAAGAAATAGAAGGCTTTACCGACAGCCTTTACACCGATGCAATGGGCAATTTAATTGCACTTAAAAAAGGAAAAAGCAGCGAAAAAAGAACTATGGCTGCGGCTCACATGGACGAAATTGGGTTTATAGTAAGCCATATTGACGATAAAGGCTTTTTACGATTTCACCCGATTGGCGGTTTCGACCCCAAAACACTTACAGCACAACGTGTAATTGTGCATGGAAAAGAAGATGTAATTGGTGTAATGGGCACTAAACCCATTCACCTTATGAGCGCAGAAGAGCGCGGCAAACCCTTGCAACTTAAAGACTATTTTATTGATTTAGGATTACCTAAAGAAGCAATAGAAAAAATTATTGAAGTAGGCAACCCGGTTTCGCGCCAACGCGAACTAATAGAAATGGGCGATTGCGTAAACTGTAAGAGTTTAGACAATCGCGTTTCGGTATTCATTTTAATGGAAGTTTTAAAAGAGTTGAAAGGCATAGAAATTCCTTACGACTTTTATGCCGTGTTTACAGTGCAGGAAGAGGTAGGAATTAGAGGTGCACACGTAGCAGCACATCACATAAACCCCGATTTTAGTTTTGGTTTAGATACCACTATTGCTTTCGATACACCCGATTCCAGACCCGAAGAAACCATTACGCAATTAGGTGCAGGCACTGCCATAAAAATTATGGACTCTTCTACCATTTGCGATTACCGCATGGTACGCTATATGAAAGAAATTGCCTCTTCAAACCAAATAAAATGGCAACCTGAGTTATTGCCCGCAGGCGGCACCGATACTGCCGGAATGCAACGCATGGCAACCAACGGAACCATTGCCGGAGCAGTTTCTATTCCCACAAGGCATATACATTCGGTAATTGAAATGTCGCACAAGGCAGATATCCGCGCATCAATAGATTTATTAAAAGCATGCGTGAGCCAACTGCACACTTCCGACTGGAGTTTTTAA
- a CDS encoding Omp28-related outer membrane protein, which translates to MKKIYLFLSTLLLVGGVYAQSQRVMLFEEFTGEDCGPCAATNPSLNALLKDNDGSVVPLKYQSIVSSSSRNVLYSQTSSESNARGNYYSNTSLPFGILDGNVKSEHAAGFSQTDFDNRFSVASSFNLSVSHDFSYAADSIYITVNIEASQAFTAQKPASLKLRVAMVEREIMLTQPALNGEIEFFDVMRKMYPNPAGTTLSQNWTNGQIQTVTFGVKIPAYIFDKNQIAVVAFIQDDNNKVVEQAARSAQKQVRVDAKIADKQIPFLNCNAPNFVPSVTIKNNGSETLTNLDLDVKIDGNFSFTQSWSGNLASGAQTVATLDPIAKISGAHTIQIIAKSPNYEDDQNVFNDTTVGTFSFPDAAVPFPIAEDFESGIPTSFLIENPDLSLTWKDAAYSANGTGAKSAYIRFYAIPDGSVDYLYLPTLNLTGADFAKLTFDRAHVRYSNSFEDGCDIEGSKDCGNTWVKLWSKKGADLATSANSKNEFKPTASQWAADAASLDYFAGEPEVFVRFKAISNYGNNLYIDNLNVESTLTTNGGPQKPTGIAPISFANNISLYPNPAKNALSVSFGETLSTATVRVFDLRGAEVFNNTIQNSSELHLNTTSFQSGLYTIQISNGGMSAKKSFIVQH; encoded by the coding sequence ATGAAAAAAATTTACTTGTTTTTATCTACACTTCTTTTGGTTGGAGGTGTATATGCTCAATCGCAAAGAGTAATGCTATTTGAAGAATTTACCGGAGAAGATTGCGGACCTTGCGCTGCTACCAACCCGAGTTTAAATGCATTATTGAAAGACAACGATGGCAGTGTAGTTCCTCTTAAATACCAAAGTATTGTTTCTTCCAGTTCGCGCAATGTGCTATACAGCCAAACTTCGAGCGAATCCAATGCCCGTGGCAATTACTACAGCAACACATCTTTACCCTTTGGAATTTTGGATGGCAATGTAAAGAGTGAGCATGCCGCAGGTTTTTCGCAAACCGATTTCGATAATCGCTTTTCTGTTGCCAGCAGTTTTAACTTATCGGTTTCGCACGATTTTTCCTATGCTGCCGATTCTATTTACATTACTGTAAACATTGAAGCAAGCCAAGCCTTTACGGCACAAAAACCTGCCTCTCTTAAGTTGAGAGTGGCAATGGTTGAAAGAGAAATTATGCTCACTCAACCTGCTTTAAACGGAGAAATTGAATTCTTTGATGTTATGCGCAAAATGTATCCCAATCCTGCAGGCACAACACTTAGCCAAAACTGGACAAATGGGCAAATACAAACTGTAACCTTTGGAGTTAAAATACCGGCCTATATCTTCGATAAAAATCAAATAGCCGTTGTAGCCTTTATACAAGACGACAACAATAAAGTAGTAGAGCAAGCAGCACGCAGCGCCCAAAAGCAAGTGCGCGTAGATGCTAAAATAGCTGACAAGCAAATACCATTTTTAAACTGCAATGCTCCTAATTTTGTGCCCTCTGTAACCATTAAAAACAATGGTAGCGAAACATTAACCAATTTAGATTTAGATGTAAAAATTGATGGCAACTTCTCGTTTACCCAATCGTGGAGCGGCAACTTAGCCAGCGGAGCACAAACCGTAGCCACACTAGATCCAATTGCTAAAATAAGTGGCGCTCATACCATTCAAATTATTGCCAAATCTCCTAATTACGAAGACGATCAAAACGTATTCAACGACACCACCGTAGGCACATTCAGCTTCCCTGATGCCGCAGTTCCATTCCCTATTGCCGAAGATTTTGAAAGTGGCATTCCAACTTCATTCCTTATCGAAAACCCCGACCTTTCACTCACTTGGAAAGATGCTGCGTACAGCGCCAACGGTACCGGAGCAAAATCTGCTTACATTCGCTTCTATGCTATTCCCGATGGTTCAGTAGATTATTTATACCTGCCAACCTTAAATTTAACAGGTGCAGATTTTGCAAAACTCACATTCGATAGAGCACACGTGCGCTACAGTAATAGCTTTGAAGACGGTTGCGATATTGAAGGCTCTAAAGACTGCGGTAATACTTGGGTAAAACTTTGGTCTAAAAAAGGTGCCGATTTAGCAACATCTGCCAATAGCAAAAACGAATTTAAACCTACTGCTTCGCAATGGGCGGCAGATGCTGCCAGCCTAGACTACTTTGCAGGCGAGCCCGAAGTATTTGTACGCTTTAAAGCCATCAGCAATTATGGAAACAACCTTTATATAGACAATCTAAATGTTGAAAGTACTCTTACTACAAACGGTGGCCCGCAAAAGCCAACAGGTATAGCGCCAATTTCGTTTGCAAATAATATCAGCCTTTATCCTAATCCGGCAAAAAATGCATTGAGTGTATCTTTTGGCGAAACTTTATCTACCGCTACTGTAAGAGTATTCGATTTACGCGGTGCAGAAGTATTCAATAACACTATACAAAACAGTTCTGAACTGCATTTAAACACTACTAGTTTTCAATCGGGCCTATACACCATCCAAATAAGCAACGGTGGCATGTCGGCAAAAAAATCATTCATTGTTCAACACTAA
- a CDS encoding glycosyltransferase family 2 protein, translating to MSQPFPLFVRVKLSVIIPVFNEASTIAALLQKVLAVPIEKEVIIVNDGSTDATQMVLEKFVAPNVKVLHHTINQGKAAAIKTALQFVSGAIVIIQDGDLETEPNDYLHLVQPILEGKAEVVYGSRNLQPAQGERIWTYDIGGRFISWWARILYNQKITDEAACYKVFKTEVIKRVKLKYNRFEFCPEVTARISKQGIKIYELPMHYYPRSFAEGKKMKWTDGLKAFWVLLKLKFTN from the coding sequence TTGTCGCAACCTTTCCCTTTGTTTGTAAGAGTGAAACTATCGGTTATTATTCCTGTTTTCAACGAAGCCAGTACCATTGCTGCATTGCTGCAAAAAGTGTTGGCAGTGCCAATAGAAAAAGAAGTAATAATTGTAAACGATGGCTCTACCGATGCAACGCAAATGGTACTCGAAAAATTTGTTGCTCCCAACGTAAAAGTATTGCATCACACCATAAACCAAGGTAAAGCCGCTGCAATAAAAACGGCACTGCAGTTTGTTTCGGGAGCAATAGTTATTATACAAGATGGCGATTTAGAAACCGAGCCTAACGATTATCTTCATTTAGTACAGCCCATTCTCGAAGGCAAAGCCGAAGTAGTATATGGCTCGCGCAATTTGCAGCCGGCACAAGGAGAGCGTATATGGACTTACGATATTGGCGGGCGATTTATTTCGTGGTGGGCAAGGATTCTATACAATCAAAAAATTACCGATGAAGCTGCTTGTTACAAAGTCTTTAAAACCGAAGTTATTAAACGTGTAAAACTCAAGTACAATAGATTTGAATTTTGTCCGGAAGTTACGGCTCGCATTTCTAAGCAAGGAATTAAAATTTATGAATTGCCTATGCACTATTATCCGCGCAGCTTTGCAGAGGGCAAAAAAATGAAGTGGACAGACGGTTTGAAAGCGTTTTGGGTATTATTGAAGCTAAAGTTTACAAACTAA